The following coding sequences are from one Rutidosis leptorrhynchoides isolate AG116_Rl617_1_P2 chromosome 11, CSIRO_AGI_Rlap_v1, whole genome shotgun sequence window:
- the LOC139877175 gene encoding mRNA-decapping enzyme-like protein isoform X1 yields MSQNGKLMPNLDQNSTKILNLTVLQRMDPYIEQILITAAHVTFYEFNVDLNQWSRKDVEGSLFVVKRWNAQPRFQFIVMNRRNTENLVEDLLGDFEYELQVPYLLYRNAAQEVNGIWFYNPRECEDVANLFTRILGAYSKVPPKQKVNKSEFEELEAIPTSAVIEGPLEPPFTTSRSTDIPEDSSFPNFFGTTMNPPHHHPSNSVNSMQPYRTNSNTPIPLHSRVASSPALHNPSLQNTSFASSTPRIIPRENTNLVKPITFFTPSVASPSMPQHVVPVAPIQPIMNAPRNHGIPLLQPFPPPTPPPSLTPDPRSSFGPLSREKVRDALLMLAQDNQFIDMFHQALLKVQQQ; encoded by the exons ATGTCTCAGAATGGGAAATTGATGCCAAATTTGGATCAAAACAGTACAAAAATCCTTAACCTAACTGTTCTTCAACGTATGGATCCTTACATTGAACAAATTTTAATCACAGCCGCTCATGTTACCTTCTATGAATTCAATGTTGATCTCAATCAATGG AGTCGCAAGGACGTTGAAGGGTCTCTTTTTGTTGTCAAGAGGTG GAATGCACAGCCAAGGTTTCAGTTTATTGTAATGAATCGAAGAAATACAG AAAATCTTGTGGAAGATCTTTTAGGAGATTTTGAGTATGAACTTCAAGTGCCGTACTTACTGTATCGAAATGCTGCTCAAGAAGTTAATGGCATTTGGTTTTATAATCCACGTGAGTGTGAGGATGTTGCAAATCTATTTACTAG GATACTTGGTGCATATTCAAAAGTCCCTCCCAAGCAGAAAGTGAACAAAAG TGAGTTTGAGGAACTCGAAGCCATACCAACTTCCGCTGTAATCGAAGGACCACTTGAGCCGCCGTTTACCACTTCCCGTTCAACCGACATCCCCGAAGATTCTTCATTCCCAAACTTCTTcggt ACGACTATGAATCCGCCACATCATCACCCTTCAAATTCCGTCAACTCTATGCAGCCGTACCGTACCAATTCCAATACACCAATCCCGTTACACTCTCGTGTGGCATCGTCTCCCGCACTGCACAACCCGTCACTTCAAAATACGTCTTTTGCTTCATCCACTCCTAGAATCATCCCTCGTGAAAATACGAACCTTGTTAAACCGATTACGTTTTTTACACCCTCGGTTGCATCTCCATCGATGCCACAACATGTTGTACCCGTTGCTCCTATTCAGCCTATTATGAATGCGCCACGTAATCATGGTATCCCGTTGCTTCAGCCTTTTCCCCCACCCACACCACCCCCGTCCCTTACGCCCGATCCCAGGTCTAGTTTTGGACCGTTAAGCCGGGAAAAGGTTCGGGATGCACTTCTTATGCTTGCCCAG GATAATCAGTTCATTGATATGTTTCACCAAGCGTTACTGAAAGTACAACAACAATGA
- the LOC139877258 gene encoding UPF0496 protein At3g19330-like yields MLHCLRPSESATPENLRSHQVPFQGNSADITSRSGSQPSPTLTNEYASALQTSSYSEIRVFLDIETERPGEITQDQLLSQVLRPNRDFVDEILRRAKPGYVTDLLWSFFDHSENKARLCLELTQSIRRVRSLIAPLDDLLHILPLDSETDYLSSPQCNRAFDLLLKYEQLENPFPSPGSRNVRGMRNCFSDLNGQLESLIKKSNSRIRWIHWVTIGSAVSLIAVTIGVVIAGVIIAKHAIVALTATMFLPAIIPSKIEKNERYLLQELDTAQRVTFVLHEDIITIERLVNHLYSDFEVNKRFIRSGLWRGKDMHSIMEVSRQLKRNNDYFRKQLTDLEEHLCLSFAAINRARRQLIQLIELHHDDHSTE; encoded by the coding sequence GGAATTCAGCTGATATAACTTCAAGATCAGGATCTCAACCTTCACCAACACTAACTAACGAGTACGCATCAGCATTACAAACAAGTTCTTATAGTGagatacgtgtttttctagatatAGAAACCGAACGACCCGGTGAGATTACACAAGACCAACTCTTATCACAAGTTCTTCGCCCAAATCGTGATTTCGTTGACGAAATTCTTCGACGTGCAAAACCCGGTTACGTAACCGATCTTCTATGGTCATTCTTTGATCATAGCGAAAATAAAGCTCGTTTATGTCTCGAACTTACTCAATCTATTAGACGTGTACGTTCGCTTATTGCACCTTTAGATGACTTACTTCATATTCTTCCTTTAGACTCTGAAACCGACTATTTATCGTCACCTCAATGTAACCGTGCATTTGATCTTCTTCTTAAATATGAACAACTCGAGAACCCGTTCCCTAGCCCCGGGTCCCGCAACGTGCGTGGGATGCGAAATTGTTTCTCGGATCTAAACGGTCAACTCGAGAGTCTAATCAAAAAGTCAAACTCCCGTATTCGTTGGATTCATTGGGTCACAATAGGTTCCGCCGTTTCTTTAATAGCTGTCACAATTGGTGTTGTTATAGCTGGAGTGATTATCGCGAAGCACGCGATAGTCGCGCTTACTGCAACGATGTTTTTACCTGCGATTATACCTTCGAAGATTGAGAAAAACGAGCGGTATCTTTTACAGGAGTTGGATACTGCACAACGAGTGACGTTTGTACTTCATGAAGATATAATTACGATCGAGAGACttgtgaatcatttgtattcgGATTTTGAGGTTAATAAACGTTTTATACGAAGTGGTTTATGGAGAGGGAAGGATATGCATTCGATTATGGAGGTTTCGAGGCAATTGAAAAGGAATAATGATTATTTCCGAAAACAGCTTACAGATCTTGAAGAACATTTGTGCTTAAGTTTTGCTGCAATAAACCGTGCAAGGCGTCAACTTATTCAGTTAATTGAGCTTCACCATGATGACCATTCAACTGAATAA
- the LOC139877175 gene encoding mRNA-decapping enzyme-like protein isoform X2, translated as MSQNGKLMPNLDQNSTKILNLTVLQRMDPYIEQILITAAHVTFYEFNVDLNQWSRKDVEGSLFVVKRNAQPRFQFIVMNRRNTENLVEDLLGDFEYELQVPYLLYRNAAQEVNGIWFYNPRECEDVANLFTRILGAYSKVPPKQKVNKSEFEELEAIPTSAVIEGPLEPPFTTSRSTDIPEDSSFPNFFGTTMNPPHHHPSNSVNSMQPYRTNSNTPIPLHSRVASSPALHNPSLQNTSFASSTPRIIPRENTNLVKPITFFTPSVASPSMPQHVVPVAPIQPIMNAPRNHGIPLLQPFPPPTPPPSLTPDPRSSFGPLSREKVRDALLMLAQDNQFIDMFHQALLKVQQQ; from the exons ATGTCTCAGAATGGGAAATTGATGCCAAATTTGGATCAAAACAGTACAAAAATCCTTAACCTAACTGTTCTTCAACGTATGGATCCTTACATTGAACAAATTTTAATCACAGCCGCTCATGTTACCTTCTATGAATTCAATGTTGATCTCAATCAATGG AGTCGCAAGGACGTTGAAGGGTCTCTTTTTGTTGTCAAGAG GAATGCACAGCCAAGGTTTCAGTTTATTGTAATGAATCGAAGAAATACAG AAAATCTTGTGGAAGATCTTTTAGGAGATTTTGAGTATGAACTTCAAGTGCCGTACTTACTGTATCGAAATGCTGCTCAAGAAGTTAATGGCATTTGGTTTTATAATCCACGTGAGTGTGAGGATGTTGCAAATCTATTTACTAG GATACTTGGTGCATATTCAAAAGTCCCTCCCAAGCAGAAAGTGAACAAAAG TGAGTTTGAGGAACTCGAAGCCATACCAACTTCCGCTGTAATCGAAGGACCACTTGAGCCGCCGTTTACCACTTCCCGTTCAACCGACATCCCCGAAGATTCTTCATTCCCAAACTTCTTcggt ACGACTATGAATCCGCCACATCATCACCCTTCAAATTCCGTCAACTCTATGCAGCCGTACCGTACCAATTCCAATACACCAATCCCGTTACACTCTCGTGTGGCATCGTCTCCCGCACTGCACAACCCGTCACTTCAAAATACGTCTTTTGCTTCATCCACTCCTAGAATCATCCCTCGTGAAAATACGAACCTTGTTAAACCGATTACGTTTTTTACACCCTCGGTTGCATCTCCATCGATGCCACAACATGTTGTACCCGTTGCTCCTATTCAGCCTATTATGAATGCGCCACGTAATCATGGTATCCCGTTGCTTCAGCCTTTTCCCCCACCCACACCACCCCCGTCCCTTACGCCCGATCCCAGGTCTAGTTTTGGACCGTTAAGCCGGGAAAAGGTTCGGGATGCACTTCTTATGCTTGCCCAG GATAATCAGTTCATTGATATGTTTCACCAAGCGTTACTGAAAGTACAACAACAATGA